One window from the genome of Melospiza georgiana isolate bMelGeo1 chromosome 13, bMelGeo1.pri, whole genome shotgun sequence encodes:
- the LOC131089068 gene encoding zona pellucida sperm-binding protein 3-like, with the protein MRSQIRLLLALLCAAPAAAAPPPWEPAWSDPNPNLNPNSWGWGDAEQPHSPSRWHSRAQIPVEVQCQEAQLVVTVHRDLFGTGRLVSAAELSLGPAACKHSRMDPSQKTVTFSAGLHECGSTVQVTPDSLIYRTLLSYDPSPGSNPAIVRSDPAVIPIECHYPRRDNVSSGSIRPTWSPFNSALASQEKLLFSLRLMNEDWSSERDLSAFRLGDVLNIQAEVGAHSHVPLRLFVDSCVATLGPGAGTEPHYAIIDFNGCLVDGRSDATSSAFVTPRPRQDVLRFQIDAFRFAGDPRSLIYITCHLKVTPAEQSPDAQNKACSFSKARNTWAPVEGTRDICSCCELGNCGRRPAETWNGHRYRRHDGDGGQGTVDTG; encoded by the exons ATGCGCTCCCAAATCCGCCTCCTCCTGGCGCTGCTCTGCGCGGCCCCCGCGGCCGCGGCGCCTCCGCCCTGGGAGCCGGCATGGAGCGATCCCAATCCCAATCTCAATCCCaattcctggggctggggggacgCGGAGCAGCCGCATTCCCCCTCGCGGTGGCATTCCCGGGCGCAGATCCCGGTGGAAGTGCAGTGCCAGGAGGCGCAGCTGGTGGTGACCGTGCACCGCGACCTGTTCGGCACCGGCCGCTTGGTCAGCGCCGCCGAGCTCAGCCTGGGCCCCGCCGCCTGCAAACATTCCCGCATGGATCCGTCCCAGAAAACCGTCACCTTCAGCGCCGGCCTGCACGAGTGCGGCAGCACCGTCCAG GTCACTCCGGACTCCCTGATTTACCGCACGCTCCTGAGCTACGATCCCAGCCCCGGCAGCAATCCCGCCATCGTGCGCAGCGACCCGGCCGTCATTCCCATCGAGTGCCACTACCCCAG GCGGGATAACGTCTCCAGCGGCTCCATCCGTCCCACCTGGTCTCCCTTCAACTCCGCTCTGGCCTCCCAGGAGAAGCTCCTGTTCTCCCTGCGCCTCATGAACG AGGACTGGAGCTCGGAGCGGGATCTCTCGGCGTTCCGCCTGGGGGACGTGCTGAACATCCAGGCCGAGGTGGGCGCCCACAGCCACGTCCCGCTGCGGCTCTTCGTCGACTCCTGCGTGGCCACGCTGGGCCCCGGCGCGGGCACCGAGCCCCACTACGCCATCATCGACTTCAACGG ctgcctggtAGACGGGCGCTCTGATGCCACCAGCTCGGCCTTTGTCACCCCCCGGCCGCGGCAGGACGTGCTGCGCTTCCAGATCGACGCCTTCCGCTTCGCCGGCGACCCCCGCAGCCTG ATCTACATCACGTGTCACCTGAAGGTGACACCGGCCGAGCAGAGCCCGGACGCACAGAACAAGGCCTGCTCCTTCAGCAAGGCGCGCAACAC ctgggcgCCCGTggaggggacaagggacatCTGCAGCTGCTGCGAGCTGGGCAACTGCGGCCGGAGGCCAGCGGAGACCTGGAACGGCCACCGCTACCGGAGACACGATGGGGACg GAGGACAGGGGACTGTGGACACGGGGTGA
- the PML gene encoding protein PML yields MKSFGVFSLPPQVTNPSGATPGDKSPGAPGSSRGPGPALATLATLARWRCRQRGLGDRKEERRRFLVAPSCDSAGAEPIPNPGPMETEPEPEAEPEPHPEPGPAAPASPPCPAAAEGEDEGEDEDEDFQFLRCDGCGQDTAQPRLLRCLHTLCPACLSDTKQCPRCQAATGAPAVDNLLFCNLRSRLQLWRQIRSSGGPGCSRCRAEAALVWCSDCEEFFCGRCLEEHQWWHKKKAHRVRRVEELRAGSARQFLEDTRGSCSLFCSSDSHPEESRVCRWERPPSLKWGRGTKPRPGPKSCPVPKSCPVPKSCPGPKSCPIPKPRPVPKSCPGPKSCPGPKPRPVPKPRPIPKPRPVFQSCPVSKSHLIPKSHPIPKPRPIPKPHIVPAPQSVPKSHPIPKPRPVLKSHSIPKSHPTLKPHPVLKSHPVSKSHSIPKSQSVLKPHHVSKTRPVPKTYTVPKSCPVLKSHTVLSPWPVPKHCHGPKSHPIPKPRPVPKSCPSPKPRPIPKPHPVFQSCPVSKTHLIPKSHPVPKSRLIPKPHTVPAPQSVPKSHPIPKPHPVLKSHPVSKSHSIPKSQSVLKPHHVSKTHPVPKTYTVPKSCPIPKPCPVLKSHTVLTPWPLPKHCHGPKSHPIPKSHPIPKSHPVSKPYPVPKTPPVPKFHPVPKSHCTPKCPPYPNLMLSPNLVPCLFPKLILPPRFILAPNRPGPKSCPVSKSHPVPEFRAVPKSHPVPKSCPAPGGLGVMLQSGMCWSGMGPNLSCPKISHCPQISSCTQTSSGPQISCPQSSRVPASIYCPRCERALCCPCALLDTRHAPFRDLRAESRRRQDELRSLRRDLRRLRRSFEAALGRLRGEAARREEQRERLRERVRASAERLQELVRSEAEELRALLEARPERGRSALAEELSGAEGALLRLEAAERLVERLGRYGGEQELMDMQPFVKAALLELRRLQPPEPPELREPPDFAECRARLRALVERVTGRPDVPEVEVGLENNLDEDPTHPKPRSVSPSLEEIHVEEVRSLCPNQPLPLPCWKRPLPSMERGSQVSPKVLKLECDHEPGPSHPKSQWEFPMEPGPSTSRHNCVRAGDTEVGSIIICSSDDSDEDTVVVTVTPEPPPC; encoded by the exons ATGAaatcttttggggttttttcgcTGCCACCCCAGGTGACAAACCCGAGCGGTGCCACCCCAG GTGACAAATCCCCCGGAGCTCCGGGATCCTCCCGCGGTCCCGGCCCCGCTCTGGCGACACTGGCGACACTGGCGAGGTGGCGTTGTCGCCAGCGCGGGCTTGGGGACAGGAAAGAGGAGCGGCGGCGCTTCCTGGTGGCTCCGTCATGTGACAGCGCCGGAGCGGAGCCGATCCCAAATCCCGGCCCG ATGGAGACGGAACCGGAGCCAGAAGCAGAACCGGAGCCTCACCCAGAgccgggccccgccgcgcccgcctCCCCCCCGtgcccggcggcggcggagggCGAGGATGAGGGTGAGGATGAAGACGAAGATTTCCAGTTCCTGCGGTGCGATGGCTGCGGGCAGGACACGGCGCAGCCGCGGCTGCTGCGCTGCCTGCACACGCTGTGCCCGGCCTGCCTGAGCGACACCAAGCAGTGCCCGCGCTGCCAGGCGGCCACGGGCGCTCCGGCCGTGGACAACCTGCTCTTCTGCAACCTGCGGAGCCGCCTGCAGCTCTGGCGGCAGATCCGCAGCTCGGGCGGGCCCGGCTGCAGCCGCTGCCGCGCCGAGGCGGCGCTGGTGTGGTGCTCGGACTGCGAGGAGTTCTTCTGCGGGCGGTGTCTGGAGGAGCACCAGTGGTGGCACAAGAAGAAGGCGCACCGGGTGCGCAGGGTGGAGGAGCTGCGGGCGGGCTCGGCGCGGCAGTTCCTGGAGGACACGCgcggctcctgcagcctcttctGCTCCAGCGACAGCCACCCCGAGGAGAGCCGCGTGTGCAGGTGGGAGCGCCCGCCCAGCCTCAAATGGGGGCGTGGGACCAAACCTCGTCCCGGCCCCAAATCTTGTCCTGTCCCCAAATCTTGTCCTGTCCCCAAATCTTGTCCTGGTCCCAAATCGTGTCCCATCCCCAAACCTCGTCCTGTCCCCAAATCTTGTCCCGGCCCCAAATCTTGTCCTGGTCCCAAACCTCGTCCTGTCCCCAAACCTCGTCCCATCCCCAAACCTCGTCCTGTCTTCCAATCTTGTCCCGTCTCCAAATCTCATCTCATCCCcaaatctcatcccatccccaaACCTCGTCCTATCCCCAAACCTCACATTGTCCCTGCACCTCAGTCTGTCCCcaaatctcatcccatccccaaACCTCGTCCTGTCCTCAAATCTCATTCCATCCCCAAATCTCATCCCACCCTCAAACCTCATCCTGTCCTCAAATCTCATCCTGTCTCCAAATCTCATTCCATCCCCAAATCTCAGTCCGTCCTCAAACCTCATCATGTCTCCAAAACTCGTCCTGTCCCCAAAACTTATACTGTCCCCAAATCTTGTCCTGTCCTCAAATCTCACACTGTCCTCTCACCTTGGCCTGTCCCCAAACATTGCCATGGCCCCAAATCtcatcccattcccaaacctcGTCCTGTCCCCAAATCTTGTCCCAGTCCCAAACCTCGTCCCATCCCCAAACCTCATCCTGTCTTCCAATCTTGTCCCGTCTCCAAAACTCATCTCATCCCCAAATCTCATCCTGTCCCCAAATCTCGTCTTATCCCCAAACCTCACACTGTCCCTGCACCTCAGTCTGTCCCcaaatctcatcccatccccaaACCTCATCCTGTCCTCAAATCTCATCCTGTCTCCAAATCTCATTCCATCCCCAAATCTCAGTCCGTCCTCAAACCTCATCATGTCTCCAAAACTCATCCTGTCCCCAAAACTTATACTGTCCCCAAATCTTGTCCCATCCCCAAGCCTTGTCCTGTCCTCAAATCTCACACTGTCCTCACACCTTGGCCTCTCCCCAAACATTGCCATGGCCCcaaatctcatcccatccccaaATCTCATCCCATTCCCAAATCTCACCCTGTCTCCAAACCTTACCCTGTCCCCAAAACTCCTCCTGTCCCCAAATTTCATCCTGTCCCCAAATCTCACTGCACTCCCAAATGTCCCCCATACCCAAATCTTATGCTGTCCCCAAACCTTGTCCCCTGCCTTTTCCCAAAACTCATTCTGCCCCCCAGATTCATTCTGGCCCCAAATCGTCCTGGCCCCAAATCTTGTCCTGTCTCCAAATCTCATCCCGTCCCTGAATTTCGTGCTGTCCCCAAATCTCATCCtgtccccaaatcctgccctgctccaggaggtTTGGGGGTGATGCTCCAGTCTGGAATGTGCTGGAGTGGGATGGGCCCAAATCTCTCCTGTCCCAAAATCTCACACTGTCCCCAAATCTCGTCCTGTACCCAAACCTCGTCCGGTCCCCAAATCTCCTGTCCCCAAAGCTCT CGTGTCCCTGCCAGCATCTACTGTCCGCGCTGCGAGCGGGCTCTGTGCTGTCCGTGCGCGCTGCTGGACACTCGCCACGCTCCCTTCCGCGACCTGCGCGCCGAGAGCCGCCGCCGCCAGGACGAGCTGCGCTCGCTGCGCCGGGACCTGCGGCGCCTCCGCCGCTCCTTCGAGGCGGCGCTGGGGCGGCTGCGGGGCGAGGCGGCGCGGCGGGAGGAGCAGCGGGAGCGGCTGCGGGAGCGCGTCCGCGCCAGCGCCGAGcgcctgcaggagctggtgcgCAGCGAGGCCGAGGAGCTGCGGGCGCTGCTGGAGGCGCGGCCGGAGCGCGGCCGGAGCGCGCTGGCGGAGGAGCTGAGCGGGGCCGAGGGAGCGCTGCTGCGGCTGGAGGCGGCCGAGAGGCTGGTGGAGAGGCTGGGGCGCTACGGCGGCGAGCAGGAGCTCATGGACATGCAGCCCTTCGTCAAGGCGGCGCTGCTGGAGCTGCGGCGGCTGCAGCCGCCCGAGCCCCCCGAGCTCCGAGAGCCGCCCGACTTCGCCGAGTGCCGGGCGCGGCTGCGGGCGCTGGTGGAGCGCGTCACGGGCCGGCCGG ATGTCCCTGAGGTCGAGGTGGGCCTGGAGAACAACCTG GATGAGGATCCAACCCATCCCAAACCCCGCAGCgtctcccccagcctggaggagatCCACGTGGAGGAGGTGAGGTCCCTCTGTCCCAACCAG cctctcccGCTGCCCTGCTGGAAGCGGCCGCTGCCCAGCATGGAGAGGGGCAGCCAGGTGTCTCCCAAAGTCCTGAAGCTGGAATGTGACCACGAGCCGGGCCCCagccatcccaaatcccagtggGAATTCCCCATGGAGCCCGGCCCCTCCACCTCGCGGCACAACTGCGTCCGTGCCGGCGACACAG